The Camelina sativa cultivar DH55 chromosome 14, Cs, whole genome shotgun sequence genome includes a window with the following:
- the LOC104739107 gene encoding polygalacturonase-like isoform X2 — protein MTKPAITFALLFTLVITFINVSRSASNVFNVVSFGAKPDGVTDSTAGFLKAWQGACGSEASATVVVPKGTFLLKAITFGGPCKSKITFQVSGTVVAPADYRVFGNSGYWILFNKVSKMSLVGGTFDARANGFWSCRKSGQNCPPGVRSISFNSAKDVIISGVKSMNSQVTHMTLNGCTNVVVRNVRLVAPGNSPNTDGFHVQFSAGVTFTGSTVQTGDDCVAIGPGTRNFLITKLACGPGHGVSIGSLAKDLKEDGVENVTVSSSVFTGTQNGVRIKSWARPSSGFVRNVFFQNLIMKNVQNPIIIDQNYCPSHQGCPTDRSGVKISGVTYKNIQGTSATQQAMKLVCSKSNPCTGITLQDIKLTYNKGAPATSYCFNAAGKSLGVIQPTSCLNR, from the exons atgacaaaacctGCTATAACATTTGCACTTCTCTTCACACTTGTGATCACCTTCATCAATGTGTCGAGAAGCGCGTCCAACGTTTTCAACGTAGTTAGTTTCGGAGCCAAACCGGACGGAGTCACCGATTCCACTGCAGGATTCCTCAAAGCATGGCAAGGGGCTTGTGGCTCGGAAGCTTCAGCCACAGTGGTGGTCCCGAAGGGGACATTTCTGTTGAAGGCAATAACGTTTGGAGGGCCATGCAAGAGTAAAATCACATTTCAAGTGTCCGGAACCGTCGTTGCTCCGGCAGATTACAGGGTCTTTGGCAACTCCGGTTACTGGATTCTCTTCAACAAGGTCAGTAAAATGTCACTTGTCGGCGGGACTTTCGACGCTCGAGCTAATGGGTTCTGGTCTTGCCGGAAATCTGGTCAGAATTGTCCTCCCGGTGTTAGG TCAATATCATTCAACTCGGCAAAAGACGTGATCATAAGTGGAGTGAAATCCATGAACAGCCAGGTCACCCACATGACCCTCAATGGTTGCACCAATGTGGTCGTCCGTAACGTCAGACTAGTGGCTCCGGGAAACAGCCCAAACACAGACGGTTTCCACGTTCAATTCTCCGCCGGAGTCACATTCACCGGAAGCACCGTTCAGACCGGAGACGATTGTGTTGCTATCGGCCCTGGTACCCGCAACTTCCTCATCACCAAACTTGCGTGTGGCCCAGGTCACGGGGTTAG TATCGGGAGCTTGGCGAAGGATTTGAAAGAAGACGGAGTAGAAAACGTGACAGTATCGAGTTCCGTATTTACGGGAACACAAAACGGCGTGAGGATAAAGTCGTGGGCGAGGCCTAGCTCTGGATTCGTTAGAAACGTCTTCTTCCAAAACCTAATTATGAAGAACGTTCAAAACCCTATCATAATCGACCAAAACTATTGTCCTTCTCACCAAGGTTGCCCTACTGAC CGTTCGGGGGTGAAGATAAGTGGAGTGACGTATAAAAACATACAAGGAACGTCGGCGACACAGCAAGCAATGAAGCTAGTGTGTAGCAAGAGCAATCCATGCACAGGAATCACATTACAAGACATTAAGCTTACTTACAATAAAGGAGCTCCTGCTACTTCCTACTGTTTCAATGCTGCTGGGAAAAGTCTCGGTGTTATCCAACCTACTAGTTGTCTAAACCGATAA
- the LOC104739107 gene encoding polygalacturonase-like isoform X1, which yields MTKPAITFALLFTLVITFINVSRSASNVFNVVSFGAKPDGVTDSTAGFLKAWQGACGSEASATVVVPKGTFLLKAITFGGPCKSKITFQVSGTVVAPADYRVFGNSGYWILFNKVSKMSLVGGTFDARANGFWSCRKSGQNCPPGVRSISFNSAKDVIISGVKSMNSQVTHMTLNGCTNVVVRNVRLVAPGNSPNTDGFHVQFSAGVTFTGSTVQTGDDCVAIGPGTRNFLITKLACGPGHGVSIGSLAKDLKEDGVENVTVSSSVFTGTQNGVRIKSWARPSSGFVRNVFFQNLIMKNVQNPIIIDQNYCPSHQAFGGEDKWSDV from the exons atgacaaaacctGCTATAACATTTGCACTTCTCTTCACACTTGTGATCACCTTCATCAATGTGTCGAGAAGCGCGTCCAACGTTTTCAACGTAGTTAGTTTCGGAGCCAAACCGGACGGAGTCACCGATTCCACTGCAGGATTCCTCAAAGCATGGCAAGGGGCTTGTGGCTCGGAAGCTTCAGCCACAGTGGTGGTCCCGAAGGGGACATTTCTGTTGAAGGCAATAACGTTTGGAGGGCCATGCAAGAGTAAAATCACATTTCAAGTGTCCGGAACCGTCGTTGCTCCGGCAGATTACAGGGTCTTTGGCAACTCCGGTTACTGGATTCTCTTCAACAAGGTCAGTAAAATGTCACTTGTCGGCGGGACTTTCGACGCTCGAGCTAATGGGTTCTGGTCTTGCCGGAAATCTGGTCAGAATTGTCCTCCCGGTGTTAGG TCAATATCATTCAACTCGGCAAAAGACGTGATCATAAGTGGAGTGAAATCCATGAACAGCCAGGTCACCCACATGACCCTCAATGGTTGCACCAATGTGGTCGTCCGTAACGTCAGACTAGTGGCTCCGGGAAACAGCCCAAACACAGACGGTTTCCACGTTCAATTCTCCGCCGGAGTCACATTCACCGGAAGCACCGTTCAGACCGGAGACGATTGTGTTGCTATCGGCCCTGGTACCCGCAACTTCCTCATCACCAAACTTGCGTGTGGCCCAGGTCACGGGGTTAG TATCGGGAGCTTGGCGAAGGATTTGAAAGAAGACGGAGTAGAAAACGTGACAGTATCGAGTTCCGTATTTACGGGAACACAAAACGGCGTGAGGATAAAGTCGTGGGCGAGGCCTAGCTCTGGATTCGTTAGAAACGTCTTCTTCCAAAACCTAATTATGAAGAACGTTCAAAACCCTATCATAATCGACCAAAACTATTGTCCTTCTCACCAAG CGTTCGGGGGTGAAGATAAGTGGAGTGACGTATAA
- the LOC104739109 gene encoding pentatricopeptide repeat-containing protein At1g05670, mitochondrial, with product MKRGTLSGFRNLIQLSSLRSRGLSSSTLTDTRPFPDYSPKKASVRDTELVHQITNVIKLRRVEPLRRSLKPYECKFKTDHLIWVLLKIKSDYKLVLDFFDWARSRRDSNLESLCIVIHLAVASKALKVAQSLISSFWERPKLNVTDSFLQFFDLLVYTYKDWGSDPRVFDVFFQVLVEYGMLREARKVFEKMLNYGLVLSVDSCNVYLGRLSKDCGNNATAIIAFREFSEVGVCWNVSSYNIVIHCICQLGRINEAHHLLLLMELKGYTPDVISYSTVINGYCRFGELDKVWKLIAEMKQKGLKPNSYTYGSIIDLLCKICKLAEAEEAFREMIEQGILPDTVVYTTLIDGFCKQGNVRAASKFFYKMHSLDIRPDVLTYTAIISGFCQIGDMVEAGKLFLEMLCRGLEPDSITFTELINGYCKAGQMKDAFRVHNHMIQAGCSPNVVTYTTLIDGICKEGDLDSANDLLHEMWKIGLQPNIFTYNSIVNGLCKSGSFEEAVKLVGEFEAVGLNADAVTYTTLMDAYCKAGEMDKAQEILKEMLGKGLQPTIVTFNVLMNGFCLHGMLEDGEKLLNWMLAKGIAPNATTYNSLMKQYCIRNNLKAATTIYKDMCSREVGPDGKTYENLVKGHCKARNMKEAWFLFQKMNEKGFSVSVSTYTALIKGFLKRKKFVEAREVFDQMRREGLAADKEILDFFSDTKYKGRRPDTVVDPIDEIIESYLVDEELREAN from the coding sequence ATGAAGAGAGGTACTCTTTCTGGCTTCAGAAATTTAATTCAGCTCTCTTCACTTCGGTCTCGTGGACTCAGTTCCTCAACATTAACCGATACTAGACCTTTTCCTGATTATTCACCAAAGAAAGCTTCAGTAAGAGACACTGAATTGGTTCACCAAATCACCAATGTGATTAAGCTTCGTCGTGTTGAGCCTCTGAGGCGGAGTTTAAAGCCTTATGAATGCAAGTTCAAGACTGATCAtttgatttgggttttgttGAAGATTAAGAGTGATTACAAGCtggttcttgatttctttgattGGGCTCGCTCCCGTAGAGACTCCAACCTTGAATCCCTTTGTATTGTCATTCACTTGGCTGTGGCGTCGAAGGCTCTTAAAGTTGCTCAGTCTCTCATTAGTAGTTTTTGGGAGAGACCGAAGTTGAATGTTACTGATTcctttttacaattttttgatCTTTTAGTATACACTTACAAGGACTGGGGTTCGGATCCTCGTGTATTCGATGTTTTCTTCCAAGTACTCGTTGAATATGGAATGCTCCGTGAAGCGAGAAAGGTCTTTGAGAAGATGTTGAATTACGGATTGGTTCTCTCTGTTGATTCTTGTAATGTATACCTTGGCCGTCTTTCGAAAGACTGCGGTAATAACGCAACAGCAATCATAGCATTCAGGGAGTTTTCGGAAGTGGGTGTTTGTTGGAATGTTTCTTCTTATAACATTGTTATTCATTGTATTTGTCAACTCGGGAGAATAAACGAAGCCCACCATCTACTCCTGCTTATGGAGCTGAAGGGCTACACCCCTGATGTAATCAGTTACAGTACAGTGATAAATGGATATTGTAGATTTGGGGAACTTGATAAGGTTTGGAAGCTCATTGcagaaatgaaacagaaaggGCTGAAGCCAAATTCTTATACTTATGGTAGCATAATTGATTTGCTCTGCAAGATTTGTAAGCTAGCCGAAGCAGAGGAGGCTTTTAGAGAGATGATAGAGCAAGGTATACTTCCTGACACAGTAGTGTACACAACACTTATTGATGGTTTCTGCAAGCAAGGGAATGTTCGGGCTGCGTCcaagtttttttataagatgCACTCTCTGGATATTAGACCAGATGTTTTGACATATACTGCTATTATATCAGGGTTTTGTCAGATTGGCGACATGGTGGAGGCTGGTAAACTTTTCCTTGAAATGCTTTGCAGGGGTTTAGAGCCGGATAGCATTACTTTTACTGAACTTATAAATGGATACTGCAAAGCAGGGCAGATGAAAGATGCTTTTAGGGTCCACAATCACATGATTCAGGCTGGGTGCTCCCCGAATGTCGTTACATACACCACATTAATTGATGGGATCTGTAAGGAAGGGGACTTAGATTCAGCGAATGACCTTCTTCATGAAATGTGGAAAATAGGTCTTCAGCcaaatatttttacttataaTTCCATTGTCAATGGTCTATGTAAGTCGGGTAGTTTTGAGGAGGCAGTTAAACTTGTTGGAGAATTTGAAGCTGTGGGTCTTAATGCAGATGCTGTAACTTATACAACCTTGATGGATGCCTACTGTAAAGCAGGGGAGATGGATAAAGCTCAAGAGATTTTGAAAGAGATGCTCGGGAAAGGGCTTCAACCTACTATTGTCACATTTAACGTCCTAATGAATGGCTTTTGTTTGCATGGGATGTTAGAAGATGGTGAGAAGCTTCTAAATTGGATGTTGGCAAAAGGTATAGCGCCTAATGCAACCACATATAATTCTCTCATGAAGCAATATTGCATTAGAAATAACCTGAAGGCAGCAACTACAATTTATAAGGACATGTGTTCTCGGGAGGTAGGACCTGATGGTAAGACGTATGAGAATTTAGTTAAAGGCCATTGCAAGGCTAGGAACATGAAGGAAGCATGGTTTTTATTTCAGAAAATGAACGAGAAGGGATTTAGTGTCTCTGTCAGCACATATACCGCTCTCATTAAAGGAttcttgaagaggaagaaatttGTGGAAGCGAGAGAAGTTTTTGACCAAATGAGAAGAGAAGGGTTAGCTGCGGATAAAGAAATTCTCGACTTTTTCAGTGATACAAAATACAAGGGAAGGAGGCCAGATACAGTTGTAGATCCTATTGATGAAATAATAGAGAGTTACCTTGTGGATGAGGAACTAAGGGAAGCCAATTAG